A segment of the Staphylococcus ratti genome:
TTCAGCTCTGTTTCTGTCGTATTAAATGCGCTACGATTAAAACATGTCCAAAAATAAAATAAAAAATTTCAATTTAATGTAGTCACAAGTAATAAAGTAGGGTATGATTAAGTAGAAGTTAGACATATGCGGGGTGATATTATGGCAAAACAGAATGAACGAATTCAAAATGTGGTCCATATGTTATCATCAATTGGGGTTAAAGTTAAAAAAACAAAATCACGATTGGATATTATGCGATCATTACCCAATGCAAAACCTGCAACAGAGAAACTTAAATAACAGCGCATAGCATTGTTTGATGTTGATTTCATGAAAAACATCAAGGAAACGGTCACTAGCATATACATATTAGCTAGTGGAACTAAATGAACGGCACATTTGATTTGATGCGATAATAAGGGACCAAGACAGTTCAAGTCTTGGTCCCTTATTTAATGTTGTGTCGTTGTATCATTGTGTTGAGGTGAAGATGCGTCGTATTTCTTTGGCGCATAGTAACGCATGCTCAACAGTACACCGATACCTGCCATTAAACTCCATAAGGCAC
Coding sequences within it:
- a CDS encoding Lmo0850 family protein, translated to MAKQNERIQNVVHMLSSIGVKVKKTKSRLDIMRSLPNAKPATEKLK